The following are encoded together in the Citrus sinensis cultivar Valencia sweet orange chromosome 1, DVS_A1.0, whole genome shotgun sequence genome:
- the LOC107176625 gene encoding uncharacterized protein LOC107176625 — MQLYFGVINNLMSRKKEAKKVYEEQAEDTTKVSKATNLEIPQPKPAAPVKAYVPPIPFPQRLRKNNIDKQFLKFLDLFKKLLINIPFADALEQTLLYAKFMKEILSNKRKFEEHEIVMLTEDCTAILQNKLPPKLKDPRSFNIPCTIGNTYFDKVLCDLGASINLMPFSVFKKLGLGEPKATTVTLQLADRSIKYPRGIVEDVLVKVDKFIFPADFIVLDMA; from the coding sequence ATGCAATTATACTTTGGAGTGATAAACAATTTGATGAGCCgcaaaaaagaagcaaagaaaGTTTATGAAGAACAAGCTGAAGACACCACCAAGGTTTcaaaggcaacaaatttagaaATACCACAACCTAAACCAGCAGCACCAGTCAAGGCCTATGTTCCTCCAATCCCTTTTCCTCAGCGTCTTCgaaaaaataacatagataagcaatttttaaaatttcttgatttGTTTAAGAAATTACTTATTAACATTCCTTTTGCAGATGCTTTGGAACAAACGCTGCTTTATGCCAAATTTATGAAGGAAATATTGTCCAACAAGAGGAAATTTGAGGAGCATGAAATTGTAATGTTGACTGAGGATTGCACCGCCATCTTGCAAAATAAATTGCCACCAAAACTGAAAGATCCAAGAAGTTTTAATATTCCATGCACTATTGGAAATACTTATTTTGATAAAGTTTTGTGTGATTTAGGTGCAAGCATTAATTTGATgcctttttctgtttttaagaaattaggtTTGGGTGAACCTAAGGCAACAACTGTTACCCTCCAATTGGCAGATAGATCTATAAAGTATCCAAGGGGCATAGTTGAGGACGTGCTTGTGAAGGTTGACAAGTTTATATTCCCTGCAGATTTTATTGTCTTGGATATGGCTTAA
- the LOC127903101 gene encoding uncharacterized protein LOC127903101, which translates to MKDPGSFTIPCSIGTKYSGKALCDLGASINLMPLSVFKQLGVGECRPTTVSLQLADRSHAYPEGKIEDVLVKVDKFIFPVDFIVLDFEADKEVSIILGRPFLATGKTLIDVQKGKLTMRVNNQQVTFNVLDVMKSPDEIEDCNFISVVDFVEAERLYSCCSKEEINVVTFEELDDEDHKAANIAWSGEK; encoded by the coding sequence ATGAAGGATCCAGGAAGCTTCACAATCCCATGCTCTATAGGCACTAAATACAGTGGCAAAGCACTTTGTGATTTAGGGGCTAGCATCAATCTCATGCCTTTATCAGTGTTTAAGCAATTGGGAGTTGGTGAATGTAGACCAACAACAGTATCTTTACAACTTGCTGACAGATCTCATGCATATccagaagggaagattgaagATGTGTTGGTGAAggtggataaatttatttttccagtgGATTTTATTGTGCTAGACTTTGAGGCAGACAAAGAAGTGTCAATCATTCTAGGAAGACCTTTCTTAGCCACGGGAAAGACTCTAATTGatgttcaaaaaggaaaattaaccATGAGGGTGAATAACCAACAAGTTACATTCAATGTGCTGGATGTCATGAAAAGTCCCGATGAGATTgaagattgtaattttatcagtGTTGTGGACTTTGTTGAAGCAGAGAGATTATACAGTTGCTGCAGTaaggaagaaatcaatgttgtaacatttgaagaacttgatgatgaagatcaTAAAGCAGCTAACATAGCATGGTCAGGGGAGAAGTAA